The segment GCTGCAGGAACAAGGGACCAAAGTATTGGTGCTGCGCCGTACCTGCGCATTGGTAACAGCGAAAAAAGAAACCAAGCCTAAAGTCTATGTGGACCAGAAGCTTTGTATCGGTGATGAATGCGGTTGTAATCGCTTCTGCAGTCGAACCTTTGCCTGCCCGGCGAGTATATGGGACAAGAAGGCACAGAAGGCAATTATTGATGAAGCAGTATGCAACCGCTGCGGAGTCTGCGTCAGCCTTTGTCCACAAAACGCGATAAAACTGGAGGGGGTTGAAGCCGGTGAGTACTAGAGAATGCAACATTATTGTCACGGGTGTCGGCGGACAGGGTAATGTATTGGCCTCGCAAATAATTGCCACTGCGGCTGTGGGCAGCGGCTGTCAGGTGGCAGTAGGAGAGACGTACGGCGCGTCGCAAAGGGGGGGCTCGGTAATGAGCCACATACGGGTTTCATCCGATACAAATAAAGGGCCGCTTATTCCTAAGGGACAGGCGGATGTGGTGCTCAGCTTCGAACCTGTTGAGGCACTACGCGTGCTGCAAACTTATGGTCAAGATAGCACTACGGTTATAACCAACCTTCGCCCCAACTATCCGTTGAGCGTGCTGGTTGAGGAACAGGTATATCCAGAGGTTGAGGATGTATTGACAGCCATTGACAGTATGTCAAGTCAATTGGTCACGGTAGAAGCTACCCAATTAGCTTTAGATGCCGGTTCGGCGGTGGCGGCCAATATGGTGATGACCGGTGCTTTTGCCGGCTGCGGTATTTTGGATATACCAGAGAGTACTTACCTAGAGGTTATTCGCGGTCTCTTTTCGGGTGAGGCACTAGTCCTTAATGAAAGGGCCTTCACTTTAGGAATCGGGGTTGCGGCGGTGAACAGTAAATAATTGCAGGAATAAAAGAAAGTTTTGGGCCGGTTCTTAACTTGCAAAGAAGCAAGTTAAGAACCGGCCCTGTCAATTTCAGCATGATCAAATAGCTGAACGACCTCTTCCAGGTAGATCGGGTCTGCAAAAATAAACTCGCCGCTCACCAGGCATTTAATACACCCATGGAAATCCACTACTTCTACGTGCAGCATAACAATGCCCCGTTCTTGTGAAGGTTTTCACTTTCGGTTGGTTGCAGCATCGCGTTATTGTGAATTGTTTCACTTACCCTTCTAATAATATGATATGCGCTTCGTCAGTAATTAGTAATTGGTATTTTATTCCTTCCTGTTTAGCATCAGCGCTTCATAGGTTTCGATAATTTTTTCCACTGCCTTAGGGGGCAGTTCTTTGGACTTGAGCTTATGGGCCAGGATAATGTAATCCATATTTTCACTGTTTAAAATAAAGTCTCTGATATGGTCAGGCAGGTGAGATGTAAGTTCTAATGGAGTGACCGTATCTTCTTCCAGGAAATACTGAGAAGACACCCGCAGCGCTTTGGATAATTGTTGAATAGTTTTTACTGAAGCAGACTTTTGCTTTCCATTTATCAAATCACTGACAGTAGCTTTGGATAGCCCTGATAACCGCACCAACTCTGCTTGGTTTAGATTTCTGACCGCCAATAAATGCCTTATTTTTTGTGCAAGATTATTGCTCATAGTTCTGCCCTCCCAACAAATTCCAGAGATTAAGTGACACCGAATTCGGTATACCGAACATATAATGTACTAAAACATGCCAGAGGCACATTTGATGGCTGACTTGTTCGTTATGCCGAACACAACTCTGGATCTAACAGCCCCCGGCGCAATTACGAAAGGGGGCTTTATGTGATGTGCCCGTACGTGAGAAAAGGCCAAAATATTAACGGTTGGTACTATTACTGCGATGCAGTGGCCATGGGTATTGTCCTAACAGCAGAGGAACTCATGAGTATCGGCTGCACTGACGAACAGCGAAAGATTTGCAAAATGCTCATGGAGCTTGCCGTAGGCACCGGCATAGTTCCACAACCTGCAGATTAATCCTATTAATATTTATATGCAGACAGTGGTGATTTTGGCAAAGAAATTAACAATTTTTTAAAAAGCAGGCGATTAACTGTGTTAAACGGCAAGAAAATAAAGGCCTTGCGCAAAAAACGGGGTTTAACTTTGAGGCAGCTTTCCGAGTTAACCTGCGGTAAGGTGAGTATCAGCCGCCTATCAGAAATAGAAAACGGTAAAGTCGCTAACCCAACTAAAAAGACCATCCATGCCCTTGCCCTGGTACTGGGAGTTGCCGAATGGGAACTGTTTCTACATGATGAATTCCTAAAGGGGGATTTAAGAATGTGTATCCACCGACGTGAGTACATTACTATGAATGGTTGGGTGTATTATTGTGAGCTTGCTGCACTGGGCAAGCGACTTACAGCAGACGAACTAAAGAAATTGGGCTGTACAAAAGAAGACAGGACTAGGTGTAAGCAATTGATGGAATACACCTGCGGCACGGGTATTGTGCCTGAGCCCGAAGAATAGTGCTTAGCACTTTAGTTGACAGGGGGAAGAACTATGAAAGAAGTATTTACTATCTGTCCTTACTGCGGCTGCGGCTGCGGTATGCACCTATTAGTGGATAAGGATGAGGTGGTGGGTGTAATACCCAGCAGCACCCACGCCGTCAACCAAGGCCAACTATGCGTAAAAGGCTGGCATGCACACGAGTTTGTCAATAGTCCCGATAGATTGCGCTCGCCGCTGATCAAAACTTCCCAGGGCTTTAAAGAAGTGCCTTGGGAAGCTGCCCTTAATAAAATTGCCTCAGAACTAAAAAGGATAACAGCACATGATGGGCCTGATGCAATAGGTTTTTTTAGCTCCGCAAAGTGCAGCAATGAAGAGAATTACCTGCTGATGAAGTTTGCCCGAGCAGCGGTAGGAACCAATAACATTGACCACTGCGCACGGTTGTGACACTCCGCTACCGTCGCCGGTCTGGCGGCTTCCTTTGGCAGTGGAGCCATGACTAATTCAATCGAAGAGATTGGGCAGGCAGATGTGATGCTAGTGACGGGGTCTAATACCACCGGACAGCATCCTCAGGTTGGTTCGCGCTTGATAGAAGCCGTAAATAATGGTGCCAAGCTGATTGTAGTAGATCCCAGGCGCATCCCGCTGGTGGAAACAGCTGCAGTCTATCTACAGCCCAAAGCAGGGACCAACGTGGCCTGGCTAAACGGCTTGGCCCATGTAATTATTAATGAAAACCTCTACAACCGTAAATTTGTCAGAGAATGTACGGAAGGATTTGAGGAGTTATGCAAGATAGTAAAGCATTATACACCGCGCTATGTTGAGGAGAT is part of the Metallumcola ferriviriculae genome and harbors:
- a CDS encoding helix-turn-helix domain-containing protein, translating into MLNGKKIKALRKKRGLTLRQLSELTCGKVSISRLSEIENGKVANPTKKTIHALALVLGVAEWELFLHDEFLKGDLRMCIHRREYITMNGWVYYCELAALGKRLTADELKKLGCTKEDRTRCKQLMEYTCGTGIVPEPEE
- a CDS encoding indolepyruvate oxidoreductase subunit beta is translated as MSTRECNIIVTGVGGQGNVLASQIIATAAVGSGCQVAVGETYGASQRGGSVMSHIRVSSDTNKGPLIPKGQADVVLSFEPVEALRVLQTYGQDSTTVITNLRPNYPLSVLVEEQVYPEVEDVLTAIDSMSSQLVTVEATQLALDAGSAVAANMVMTGAFAGCGILDIPESTYLEVIRGLFSGEALVLNERAFTLGIGVAAVNSK
- a CDS encoding helix-turn-helix domain-containing protein, whose translation is MSNNLAQKIRHLLAVRNLNQAELVRLSGLSKATVSDLINGKQKSASVKTIQQLSKALRVSSQYFLEEDTVTPLELTSHLPDHIRDFILNSENMDYIILAHKLKSKELPPKAVEKIIETYEALMLNRKE